GCGCCTATTGCCATACCGTGCTGATCGCGCCGAAACGCCAGGCGGGCAAGAAGATCATCGCGTTGACACTGGCGGTGATGATCCTCGTCGTGGCGGCGTTGTTCTTCCCGTTCCTCGATATCAATGCCAGCGGCTTCGGCAATTCGACCTCGATCCTCGATGCGGCCTCGAGTTTCCGGTCGGGATACATGGTCTTTTTGTCCTTCCTCGTTGCCGCGTCGATCATCTTCGTGCCGCTCTTGCGCACCTGCCTCATTCTCTACGTGCTGGTCCCCATTGTGCGCGACCGCCCTGCCCTGCCCCATGCTCGCCGCGCCTTTCGCTGGAGCCAGGACCTCAAGCCCTGGGCGATGGCCGAAATCTTCGCCATCGGCTGTGCGGTGGCCTTGGTCAAAGTGGCCGACCTGGCACAAATCGGGTTCGGCCCTGCCTTCTGGATGTTCAGCGCCCTCGTGGTTCTGGTGCTGATAAACGACAACTTTCTGTGTACATGGTCCGTATGGAAATCGCTCGAGCTGGAAGAAGACTGACCGCGCGCGAAGCGGGCCTTGTCGCCTGCCAACGCTGCGCGCGGGTCTGGCCGATGGGTCAGGCGCGCTGCGGGCGCTGCGGCAACAAGCTCGTCTCCCGCGATACGAAGAGCCTGCAGAAGGTCTGGGCCTGGTGGATCGCGGGTGTGACCGCCTACATCCCGGCAAACCTTTACCCGATGTTGGTCACCAATACGCTCGTCTCCCGCTCCGAAAGCACGATTGTCGGGGGCGCGGTCGAGATCGCGAAATACGGCAGCTACGGCGTCGCCGCGATCATCCTGATCGCCAGCGTGCTGATCCCCGTGGGTAAGTTCCTGGCCATCGCCTTTCTCGCCCTGTCCTCGGCGCGCGGCACGCGCGTTTCACCCGGCAGACGCACGCATCTGTACGAGATCGTGGAATTCATCGGCCGCTGGTCGATGATCGACGTCTTCGTCGTGGCGATCCTGTCCTCGCTTGTGCAATTGTCCGTCGTGGCCTCGATCCGGCCAGGTCCGGCCGCGCTGACCTTTGCTTTGTCCGTCATTTTCACCATGTTGTCCGCTCAGGCCTTCGATCCCCGCCTCATCTGGGACGCCGAGCGCCGCTTGCCCAACGGAAAGACCCCCTGATCCATGTCCGATACGTCCCGTTCGCCTGAAGCCGTCCCCGTCGAGGAGGGCAAGCCGTCCCTCTGGGAGCGCGTGTCGATCATCTGGCTGGTGCCGATCCTCGCGCTGGTCGTGGCCCTTGGTGCGGCCTGGAACAACTACAACAATCAGGGACCGCTGGTTCAGATCACCTTCGACAATGCCGCGGGCGTCAAGGCGGGCGAGACGGTCCTGCGCTACCGCGACATCCGCGTGGGTCTCGTGGAGGAAGTGGGCTTCACCAACGATCTGGAGAAGGTGGAAGTCGCCGTGCGCCTCGAGAAGGAGCTCGCGGATTACATCGATTCCGAGGCGCGCTTCTGGGTCGTGCGCCCCGAAGTCAGCGCACAGGGGGTCACGGGGCTCGATACCGTTCTGTCCGGCGTCTATATCCAGGGCGTCTGGGACAGCACGCCCGGTGGGTTCACCGACAGCTTCGTGGGTCTCTCCACGGCGCCGCTACTGGGTGCGGACCAGGAAGGCATCGAGTTCACGATCCGCTCGCCCGACAGCCTGCCCGCCGCAAACACACCGATTGTCTACAAGGGCGTTCAGGTGGGCCAGGTCGCCAGCGCCGAGATCGACGATGGCGGCACCGGCGTCTCTGCGCGGGCGGTGATCTACGAGCCCTATACAGAGCTTGTCAGTTCGAGCACGCGGTTCTGGGATGTTTCGGGCTTCTCCTTCTCGCTCGGCGCCTCGGGCGCGCGGCTCAACTTTGACAGCTTCGCCTCGCTCATCACCGGCGGCATCACCTTCGAGACGATGGGATCGGGCGGTACGGAAATGGTGCAGGACGCCGTCTTCCAGCTATTCCCG
The DNA window shown above is from Roseivivax sp. THAF197b and carries:
- a CDS encoding paraquat-inducible protein A is translated as MAAEATNHTPPDAAEIEDLIACPHCDALYVATMPAHGGRAVCAYCHTVLIAPKRQAGKKIIALTLAVMILVVAALFFPFLDINASGFGNSTSILDAASSFRSGYMVFLSFLVAASIIFVPLLRTCLILYVLVPIVRDRPALPHARRAFRWSQDLKPWAMAEIFAIGCAVALVKVADLAQIGFGPAFWMFSALVVLVLINDNFLCTWSVWKSLELEED
- a CDS encoding paraquat-inducible protein A produces the protein MVRMEIARAGRRLTAREAGLVACQRCARVWPMGQARCGRCGNKLVSRDTKSLQKVWAWWIAGVTAYIPANLYPMLVTNTLVSRSESTIVGGAVEIAKYGSYGVAAIILIASVLIPVGKFLAIAFLALSSARGTRVSPGRRTHLYEIVEFIGRWSMIDVFVVAILSSLVQLSVVASIRPGPAALTFALSVIFTMLSAQAFDPRLIWDAERRLPNGKTP